In Zingiber officinale cultivar Zhangliang chromosome 6A, Zo_v1.1, whole genome shotgun sequence, a single genomic region encodes these proteins:
- the LOC121996195 gene encoding beta-eudesmol synthase-like, whose product MEKQSLALGDTEAIVRKSSQYHPSVWGDYFIRNSSTLTKESAQRMIKRVEELKVQTKSMFKETGDIVQLMNLIDSVEILGLDYHFENEIDEAIRLIYEVDDKNYGIYESSLRFRLLRQHGYHASADTFNKFKDENGNFISTLNGDAKGLLSLYNASYLGTHGETILDEAKAFTKSQLISLLSELEQSLAAQVALFLEIPLYRRIKFLLARKYIFIYQEDAMRDDAILELSKLNFNLLQSHHQEELKKISIWWNDLALAKSLSFTRDRVVESYYWILTVYFEPQHSRARVICSKVLSLLSITDDIYDNYGTLEECKLLTEAIKRWNPQAVDCLPEYLKDYYLKLLKTFEEFEEELELNEKYRMLYLQDEIKSLVISYLQEIKWGIERHVPSLDEHLHSSLISSGCSTVNCASFVGMGEVATKEVFEWHSSFPKAIEACCVIGRLLNDIRSHELEQGRDHAASTVESYMKEYDTNAKVACNKLREIVEKAWKDLNNESLNLTKVPRPIFERVLNFSRSMEEIYRYIDMYTNSDTTMKDKVSLLLIEPLPI is encoded by the exons ATGGAGAAGCAATCACTTGCTCTTGGTGATACAGAAGCAATAGTTCGTAAGTCATCACAATATCATCCAAGCGTTTGGGGTGATTATTTTATTCGAAACTCTTCCACTCTCACCAAG GAATCCGCTCAAAGGATGATAAAAAGAGTAGAAGAATTGAAGGTGCAAACAAAGAGCATGTTCAAGGAGACTGGTGATATAGTGCAGCTTATGAATTTGATTGATTCAGTTGAGATTCTTGGACTAGATTACCATTTTGAGAATGAAATAGATGAAGCAATAAGATTGATCTATGAAGTTGATGATAAGAACTATGGGATTTATGAAAGTTCTCTAAGATTTCGATTGCTTAGGCAACATGGATATCATGCATCTGCAG ATACTTTTAACAAGTTCAAAGATGAAAATGGAAACTTTATATCTACGTTGAATGGAGATGCCAAAGGATTACTAAGCTTATATAATGCATCTTACCTTGGAACACATGGAGAGACCATACTTGATGAAGCCAAAGCTTTTACAAAGTCTCAACTCATATCTTTGTTGAGTGAACTTGAACAATCTTTAGCAGCGCAGGTTGCTCTTTTCCTTGAGATACCACTATATCGAAGAATTAAATTTCTTTTGGCGAGaaagtatatttttatttatcaagAAGATGCAATGCGAGATGATGCTATATTAGAACTTTCAAAGCTGAATTTCAACTTACTTCAATCTCATCATCAAGAGGAACTGAAGAAAATTTCAAT atggtggaaTGATTTAGCCCTGGCTAAATCTCTAAGTTTTACTCGTGACCGAGTTGTGGAAAGTTATTATTGGATTCTTACGGTGTATTTTGAGCCTCAACATTCTCGTGCACGAGTGATTTGCTCCAAAGTGCTTTCTCTTCTATCAATTACGGATGATATCTATGATAACTATGGCACGTTGGAAGAGTGTAAACTATTAACTGAGGCAATCAAAAG GTGGAATCCTCAAGCTGTTGATTGTTTACCAGAATACTTGAAAGATTATTATCTCAAGCTATTAAAGACTTttgaagaatttgaagaagagTTGGAACTCAATGAGAAGTACCGTATGCTATATCTTCAAGATGAA ATAAAGTCTCTAGTGATATCTTATCTTCAAGAAATTAAGTGGGGCATTGAGAGACATGTGCCATCACTTGACGAACACTTGCATAGTTCGTTAATATCCTCTGGGTGTTCTACCGTCAATTGTGCCTCTTTCGTTGGTATGGGAGAAGTGGCAACAAAAGAAGTATTCGAGTGGCATTCTAGTTTTCCCAAGGCCATAGAAGCTTGCTGTGTAATTGGTAGACTCTTGAATGATATAAGATCACATGAG ctGGAGCAAGGGAGAGATCATGCCGCCTCTACAGTTGAAAGTTACATGAAAGAGTATGACACAAATGCAAAAGTTGCATGCAACAAACTGCGAGAGATAGTGGAGAAAGCATGGAAGGATCTAAACAACGAAAGTCTCAATCTAACAAAAGTACCTCGGCCTATTTTTGAAAGAGTACTCAACTTCTCAAGATCAATGGAAGAAATATATAGGTACATTGATATGTACACCAATTCTGACACTACGATGAAAGATAAGGTCTCTTTGCTGTTGATTGAACCTCTTCCCATATAA